In Nocardia higoensis, one genomic interval encodes:
- a CDS encoding tetratricopeptide repeat protein: MTQDAPVDPPGLELLHAGAAAYQRGEVAEALRIFEDAARTTTDGVRVSALINAAAMADELGDHHGSITRYREALTEIPADATQKRASALINCSQAWQHVGALDEAQAALEQARELLAGEDTFGSLRVACLLSLTAVAFHRSQWTRVIELATESLDAAVRFAPESSGHPLMNLAGAYFETGRHELGIDFARQALVAFEAAGDLNAIAETQQNLAVLLLRLNCPDEAEDLLTISQEHFERAGFAYRAGVGLKNLGFLHERRHDLDRAGEFYRRALECFESSGAVLDAAAVRTRQATLAYLNGDIGAGQDLLTAAYRTYADHGLGLHCAQLDYWHAALLEVVVDDMAEPPPELLALGRALAVPAAIAIDAVRYSLPNGNQREQWNREVADPAVRLAFRFATLCGDGPLVADLIETQCAGTTLDMSRAEPQRRPELPLTPLEPEVTPPTDDAPALHLGAALAHVAAAAGLPVGPPPRLALAPDGHIALADYIAAAERKYGRPVRADQVLPA, from the coding sequence ATGACGCAGGATGCCCCCGTCGATCCCCCTGGCCTCGAGCTGCTGCATGCCGGCGCCGCCGCCTACCAGCGTGGCGAGGTCGCCGAAGCGCTGCGCATCTTCGAGGACGCGGCGCGCACCACCACCGACGGCGTGCGGGTCAGCGCGCTGATCAACGCCGCCGCCATGGCCGACGAACTCGGCGACCACCACGGCTCGATCACCCGCTACCGGGAGGCGCTGACCGAGATCCCCGCCGACGCCACACAGAAACGCGCATCGGCGCTGATCAACTGTTCGCAGGCCTGGCAGCACGTCGGCGCGCTCGACGAGGCCCAGGCCGCGCTCGAGCAAGCCCGTGAACTCCTCGCGGGCGAGGACACCTTCGGCTCGCTGCGGGTCGCCTGCCTGCTCTCGCTCACCGCCGTCGCCTTCCACCGCTCACAATGGACGCGAGTGATCGAGCTGGCCACGGAGTCGCTGGACGCCGCCGTCCGCTTCGCCCCCGAATCGAGCGGTCATCCCCTGATGAATCTGGCGGGCGCGTATTTCGAGACCGGTCGCCACGAACTCGGCATCGACTTCGCCAGGCAGGCGCTGGTGGCCTTCGAGGCGGCCGGAGACCTCAACGCCATCGCCGAAACCCAGCAGAACCTGGCAGTCCTGCTGCTGCGGCTGAACTGCCCCGACGAGGCCGAAGACCTGCTGACAATCAGCCAGGAGCACTTCGAACGCGCCGGCTTCGCCTACCGCGCCGGGGTCGGCCTGAAAAACCTCGGGTTCCTCCACGAACGCCGCCACGACCTCGATCGCGCCGGCGAGTTCTACCGCCGCGCGCTGGAATGCTTCGAATCCTCCGGCGCCGTCCTCGATGCCGCCGCCGTGCGCACCCGCCAGGCCACCCTCGCCTACCTGAACGGCGACATCGGCGCGGGCCAGGACCTGCTCACCGCCGCTTACCGGACCTACGCCGACCACGGCCTCGGCCTGCACTGCGCCCAACTGGACTACTGGCACGCCGCCCTGCTGGAAGTCGTCGTCGACGACATGGCCGAACCGCCGCCCGAACTGCTCGCCCTGGGCCGCGCCCTCGCCGTCCCCGCCGCCATCGCCATCGACGCCGTCCGCTACAGCCTGCCCAACGGCAACCAGCGCGAACAGTGGAACCGGGAGGTCGCCGACCCCGCGGTGCGGCTGGCGTTCCGCTTCGCCACCCTCTGCGGCGACGGTCCGCTCGTCGCCGATCTCATCGAAACACAATGCGCGGGAACGACCTTGGATATGTCCCGCGCTGAACCGCAACGCCGCCCAGAGCTTCCGCTGACACCGCTCGAGCCGGAGGTCACCCCTCCCACCGACGACGCTCCCGCCCTGCATCTGGGCGCGGCGCTGGCACACGTGGCCGCAGCCGCCGGACTCCCCGTCGGTCCCCCACCGCGCCTGGCTCTCGCCCCGGACGGGCACATCGCCCTGGCCGACTACATCGCGGCGGCAGAGCGGAAGTACGGCCGTCCCGTACGCGCCGATCAGGTGCTCCCGGCATGA
- a CDS encoding CHAT domain-containing protein: MTARPTIIVRMADAGDLYMSWRRSDDPARRGATALPGEAVGAAVRALAEALPDPAVPGALERSLTTGALAVADREHILAQQLSRALIPQGLAVELHDLHTRGIRPHLRLQPSPRVAQVPWEILAPDPALRLLDIADLSLLAPSGIVHAPTRAPRSWAADRDLPVVAVLDPRVPGFRADSALGSVLGRLTTPTPLTERVAEHLALNRLRPEADNPYQVFRRTDLDRAWLSDTLRAGASRLLYVGHVTAAVPESGQSENAELHLACTADTTGFAAPQRTHRPLSAKDLLLGTHTLRPDPVAGPDLWPIPSRVALIACESGGDLRFTESLGLVAAMIHGGAELVTATRWPLPTDLAVQRLGGATHALPLQDTVCAVDAAHDQDDPLADLHSRQRAHLDAWRATGAVEHSPLLWSALATFAT, from the coding sequence ATGACCGCGCGTCCCACCATCATCGTGCGCATGGCCGACGCGGGCGACCTCTACATGTCCTGGCGAAGGTCGGACGATCCCGCTCGCCGCGGCGCGACCGCCCTGCCCGGGGAGGCGGTCGGCGCGGCCGTACGCGCACTCGCCGAAGCACTTCCCGATCCCGCGGTCCCCGGAGCGCTCGAACGATCCCTGACCACCGGCGCTCTCGCGGTCGCCGATCGCGAACACATTCTGGCCCAGCAGCTTTCCCGCGCGCTGATCCCACAGGGGCTCGCCGTGGAACTGCACGACCTGCACACCCGCGGCATCCGTCCGCACCTGCGTCTGCAACCCTCGCCGCGCGTCGCCCAGGTGCCGTGGGAGATCCTCGCGCCCGACCCCGCCCTGCGGCTGCTCGACATCGCCGATCTCAGCCTGCTCGCCCCCTCCGGCATCGTCCACGCCCCCACCCGCGCGCCCCGGAGCTGGGCCGCCGATCGCGACCTGCCCGTCGTCGCCGTCCTCGACCCCCGCGTCCCGGGTTTCCGCGCCGACTCCGCCCTCGGCTCGGTGCTGGGCCGCCTGACCACCCCCACCCCCCTCACCGAACGGGTCGCCGAACACCTTGCCCTGAACCGTCTTCGCCCCGAGGCCGACAACCCCTACCAGGTCTTCCGCCGCACCGACCTCGACCGCGCCTGGCTCTCGGACACCCTGCGCGCGGGCGCGTCCCGCCTGCTCTACGTCGGCCACGTCACCGCCGCCGTCCCCGAATCCGGCCAGAGCGAGAACGCCGAACTCCACCTCGCCTGCACCGCCGACACCACCGGCTTCGCCGCCCCCCAACGCACCCACCGCCCGCTCTCGGCCAAGGACCTCCTGCTCGGCACCCACACCCTGCGCCCCGACCCCGTCGCAGGCCCCGACCTGTGGCCGATCCCCAGCCGAGTAGCCCTGATCGCCTGCGAAAGTGGCGGCGACCTGCGCTTCACCGAATCCCTCGGCCTCGTCGCCGCCATGATCCACGGCGGCGCCGAACTCGTCACCGCCACCCGCTGGCCCCTGCCTACCGATCTGGCCGTCCAGCGCCTCGGCGGCGCCACCCACGCCCTCCCCCTCCAGGACACCGTCTGCGCCGTCGACGCCGCCCACGATCAGGACGACCCGCTCGCCGATCTGCACAGCCGGCAGCGCGCCCACCTCGACGCCTGGCGCGCCACCGGAGCTGTCGAGCACTCTCCCCTGCTCTGGTCCGCCCTGGCCACCTTCGCCACCTGA
- a CDS encoding aminotransferase class IV family protein: MSISHTYFNGQLATADDLAPLAFAGYAHFTAMQVRDRAVRGLDLHLDRLREASDELFGRHLPDERIRGLLSSAVRSAPPEVSLTCFLGSRPGEFMRTDGPVEIDVLIRVTDPAAPPTGPLTLDVVPHERHLPHIKHVGEVAKTQLLRRANARGFDDAAFTDASGHLSEATIWNIAFWDGRSVIWPEAAVLPGITMRVLKRRLAARGVDQLTRAIRVPDLSEGLAGVVMNSWSPGIPVARIGEQALGAADELVSLLHQAYASEPPVAL; the protein is encoded by the coding sequence ATGTCGATCTCCCATACGTACTTCAACGGTCAGCTTGCCACGGCAGACGACCTTGCTCCGCTGGCATTCGCGGGATACGCGCACTTCACTGCCATGCAGGTGCGGGATCGGGCGGTGCGCGGGCTCGATCTGCACCTCGACCGGCTGCGGGAGGCGAGCGACGAGCTCTTCGGCCGCCACCTGCCCGACGAACGGATCCGTGGGCTTCTTTCGTCCGCCGTCAGGTCCGCGCCGCCCGAGGTCTCCCTCACCTGCTTTCTCGGTTCGCGGCCCGGTGAGTTCATGCGGACCGATGGACCGGTGGAGATCGACGTCCTGATCAGAGTCACGGACCCGGCCGCGCCGCCGACCGGGCCGCTGACGCTCGATGTCGTCCCGCACGAGCGACACCTCCCGCATATCAAGCACGTGGGCGAGGTGGCGAAGACCCAGCTCCTGCGCCGCGCGAACGCACGGGGCTTCGACGACGCTGCGTTCACCGACGCCTCCGGGCATCTGAGCGAGGCGACGATCTGGAACATCGCGTTCTGGGACGGTAGATCGGTGATCTGGCCCGAAGCTGCCGTTCTCCCCGGTATCACCATGCGGGTCCTGAAACGGCGACTCGCCGCTCGCGGCGTCGACCAGCTCACGCGAGCGATCCGGGTACCGGACCTGAGTGAGGGACTCGCGGGCGTGGTGATGAACTCGTGGAGCCCGGGCATCCCGGTGGCGCGTATCGGCGAGCAGGCTCTCGGGGCGGCCGATGAGCTGGTGAGTCTCCTGCATCAGGCATACGCCTCGGAGCCACCTGTCGCCTTGTGA
- a CDS encoding MerR family transcriptional regulator has protein sequence MTRASADGLLRIGELSARTGASARMLRHYESQGLLPAQRSSTGQRLFESTAVEQVHYIRELLAAGLSIRVIRELIDCIHEPGRIEPCAVPVLVEHLRDYDARIAALVTTRDSLQGLIDASVPAPSGNPPL, from the coding sequence GTGACAAGGGCAAGCGCGGACGGTCTGCTCCGGATCGGGGAACTCTCCGCTCGCACCGGTGCCAGCGCCCGGATGCTGCGCCACTACGAGAGCCAGGGACTCCTTCCCGCGCAACGATCCTCGACCGGGCAGCGATTGTTCGAGAGCACCGCCGTCGAACAGGTGCACTACATCCGCGAACTCCTCGCCGCGGGCCTGTCCATCCGTGTGATCCGTGAACTGATCGACTGCATCCACGAGCCCGGCCGCATCGAACCTTGCGCCGTCCCCGTCCTTGTCGAACACCTCAGGGACTACGACGCACGGATCGCCGCGCTCGTCACTACGCGCGATTCGCTGCAGGGGCTCATCGACGCGTCAGTGCCCGCACCGAGCGGGAATCCACCGCTGTGA
- a CDS encoding LLM class F420-dependent oxidoreductase, which translates to MSRPVRIGLQLQPQHAPDYGLIRDAVLRAEDAGVDIVFNWDHFYPLAGDPNGAHFECWTMLGAFAEQTERVEIGALVTGGGYRNPELLADMARTVDHISGGRLILGIGAGWFKKDYDEYGYEFGTAGSRLALLKESLPRLTSRLGKLNPQPLRDIPILIGGGGERKTLRLVAEYADIWHSFADLDALARKNRILAEHAAEVGTDDKRIERSLPWPGLDDAQAYLDAGVTLFTVGSSGPRYDLEELKTAIRWRDEVNPVDVRGGS; encoded by the coding sequence ATGAGTCGACCGGTTCGGATCGGACTTCAGCTCCAGCCGCAGCATGCCCCCGACTACGGCCTCATCCGCGACGCGGTGCTGCGAGCCGAGGACGCGGGCGTGGACATCGTCTTCAACTGGGATCATTTCTATCCGCTCGCCGGCGACCCGAACGGCGCGCACTTCGAGTGCTGGACCATGCTCGGCGCTTTCGCCGAGCAGACCGAGCGCGTCGAGATCGGCGCACTGGTGACCGGCGGCGGCTACCGCAATCCCGAACTGCTCGCCGACATGGCGCGCACCGTCGACCACATCAGCGGCGGCAGGCTCATCCTGGGCATCGGCGCGGGCTGGTTCAAGAAGGACTACGACGAGTACGGCTACGAATTCGGCACCGCCGGAAGCCGTTTGGCTTTGCTGAAGGAATCTCTGCCGCGCCTCACCTCGCGCCTGGGCAAGCTGAATCCCCAACCCCTCCGCGACATTCCGATCCTCATCGGTGGCGGCGGTGAACGCAAGACGTTGCGCTTGGTCGCCGAATACGCCGATATCTGGCACAGTTTCGCCGACCTGGACGCGCTGGCGCGCAAGAACCGGATCCTGGCCGAGCACGCCGCCGAGGTCGGCACCGACGACAAGCGCATCGAGCGCTCGCTCCCGTGGCCCGGCCTCGACGACGCTCAGGCATACCTCGACGCGGGCGTCACCCTCTTCACCGTCGGTTCGTCCGGCCCCCGCTACGACCTCGAGGAACTGAAGACGGCGATCCGCTGGCGTGACGAGGTCAACCCGGTGGACGTGCGCGGAGGATCTTAG
- a CDS encoding alpha/beta fold hydrolase, with protein MDVTYEGTQREITTNKGVLRYHEAGEGPPLLLLHGSGIGVSGWRNYRGNLAVFAEHFHCYILEFPGFGVSEPVGGHPVLTAGSSVIRFMDALGIESAAMIGNSMGGVVGTNVAMKHPERVSKLVTIGGVGPNIFSQHPSEGTRLLQDFADGPSRDKLVRWLEAMVYDRAMITEERIEERWAGAEDPESHRTLAAMYGSKAFEAQQQAMADSGAPPYWSMMGKVTCPTLLTWGRDDRQCPPDMAMLPMRMIPDAELHIFPKCGHWVMIEAKQAFERVALEFLLR; from the coding sequence ATGGACGTGACCTACGAGGGAACCCAGAGGGAAATCACCACCAACAAAGGGGTGCTCCGCTATCACGAAGCAGGCGAGGGTCCTCCGCTGCTGCTGTTGCACGGTTCCGGGATCGGAGTCAGCGGGTGGCGGAACTATCGAGGGAACCTGGCAGTCTTCGCCGAACACTTCCACTGCTACATCCTCGAGTTCCCCGGGTTCGGCGTGAGCGAACCCGTCGGCGGGCATCCTGTGCTGACGGCGGGATCGTCGGTGATCCGCTTCATGGACGCACTGGGTATCGAATCGGCCGCGATGATCGGCAACTCGATGGGCGGGGTCGTGGGAACCAATGTGGCCATGAAGCATCCCGAGCGAGTGAGCAAGCTCGTCACCATCGGCGGAGTGGGTCCGAACATCTTCAGCCAGCACCCGAGTGAGGGCACACGCCTGTTGCAGGACTTCGCCGACGGGCCCAGCCGCGACAAGCTGGTGCGCTGGCTCGAGGCCATGGTCTATGACCGCGCGATGATCACCGAGGAGCGGATCGAGGAACGTTGGGCAGGCGCCGAAGATCCGGAGTCCCACCGGACGCTGGCCGCGATGTACGGCTCGAAGGCGTTCGAGGCGCAACAGCAGGCGATGGCCGATTCCGGTGCGCCGCCGTACTGGTCGATGATGGGCAAGGTGACGTGCCCGACCTTGCTGACATGGGGGCGCGACGACCGGCAGTGCCCGCCCGACATGGCGATGCTCCCGATGCGGATGATCCCCGACGCCGAACTGCACATCTTCCCCAAGTGCGGCCACTGGGTGATGATCGAAGCCAAGCAGGCATTCGAGCGAGTGGCCCTCGAGTTCCTGCTCCGGTGA
- a CDS encoding ABC transporter ATP-binding protein, with translation MATVTFERATRLYPGASKPAVDELELEIADGEFLVLVGPSGCGKSTSLRMLAGLEEVNGGRILIGDKDVTHVEPKERDIAMVFQNYALYPHMTVAENMGFALKLAKVAKAEREQRVREAAKLLDLEPYLDRKPKALSGGQRQRVAMGRAIVRQPQVFLMDEPLSNLDAKLRVQTRTQIAQLQRRLSTTTVYVTHDQVEAMTMGDRVAVLKDGLLQQCASPRDLYRDPANAFVAGFMGSPAMNMFTLPVEYGAVALGGFRLPVPRSVTDAAGPNLIVGIRPEHFELGGSGIEMEIDVVEELGSDAYVYGRTLGDGPGVTIVARADWRNPPAKGDRLFLSTAPERTYFFSPEDGRRLH, from the coding sequence GTGGCTACGGTTACCTTCGAGCGCGCTACCCGGCTCTATCCGGGGGCGAGCAAGCCCGCTGTCGACGAACTGGAACTGGAGATCGCCGACGGCGAGTTTCTGGTGCTGGTCGGTCCGTCCGGATGCGGAAAATCCACCTCGTTGCGGATGCTGGCCGGGCTGGAGGAGGTGAACGGGGGGCGCATCCTGATCGGCGACAAGGACGTGACGCACGTCGAGCCGAAGGAGCGCGATATCGCGATGGTGTTCCAGAACTACGCGCTCTACCCGCACATGACGGTGGCCGAGAACATGGGCTTCGCGTTGAAGCTGGCCAAGGTCGCCAAGGCCGAGCGGGAGCAGCGGGTGCGCGAGGCGGCCAAGCTGCTGGATCTGGAGCCGTATCTGGATCGCAAGCCCAAGGCGCTCTCGGGCGGTCAGCGCCAGCGCGTGGCGATGGGGCGGGCGATCGTGCGTCAGCCGCAGGTCTTCCTGATGGACGAGCCGCTGTCGAACCTGGACGCGAAGCTGCGCGTGCAGACCCGCACGCAGATCGCGCAGCTGCAGCGTCGGCTGTCGACCACCACCGTCTACGTCACCCACGATCAGGTCGAGGCGATGACGATGGGCGATCGGGTCGCAGTGCTCAAGGACGGGCTGTTGCAGCAGTGCGCCAGTCCGCGCGACCTCTACCGCGATCCCGCCAACGCCTTCGTGGCCGGGTTCATGGGCTCGCCCGCGATGAACATGTTCACGCTGCCGGTCGAGTACGGCGCGGTGGCGCTGGGCGGTTTCCGGCTGCCTGTGCCGCGTTCGGTGACCGACGCGGCGGGGCCGAACCTGATCGTGGGCATCCGCCCCGAGCATTTCGAGCTCGGCGGGTCCGGTATCGAGATGGAGATCGACGTGGTCGAGGAACTCGGCTCCGACGCCTACGTCTACGGCCGTACGCTCGGCGACGGGCCGGGGGTGACGATCGTCGCTCGCGCGGACTGGCGCAACCCGCCCGCCAAGGGTGATCGCCTGTTCCTGTCGACCGCTCCCGAGCGCACCTACTTCTTCTCGCCGGAGGACGGCCGCCGCCTGCACTGA
- a CDS encoding winged helix-turn-helix transcriptional regulator, with the protein MMCLMAAVMEGPLADLSAWKTDECSIAKAMDLVGSRSAILILREAYYGTRRFDGFAARVGITPAAAAAQLRKLTEAGLLEKRPYREEGKRTRHEYILTPMGRDLLPAVLALMQWGDTYLQPGPPPLQLVEAATGAPVRVEVRSATGKQIELEELGVRVNEDYLRTRRSH; encoded by the coding sequence ATGATGTGCCTCATGGCAGCGGTGATGGAAGGCCCACTGGCGGATCTGAGCGCGTGGAAGACCGACGAATGCTCGATCGCCAAGGCGATGGACCTGGTCGGCAGCCGCTCGGCCATCCTCATCCTGCGCGAGGCCTACTACGGCACCCGCCGGTTCGACGGCTTCGCCGCCCGCGTCGGCATCACCCCCGCCGCGGCCGCCGCGCAACTACGCAAGCTGACCGAGGCGGGCCTGCTGGAGAAGCGCCCGTATCGCGAGGAAGGCAAACGGACCAGGCACGAATACATCCTCACCCCGATGGGCCGCGACCTGCTCCCCGCCGTACTCGCCCTCATGCAGTGGGGCGACACCTACCTGCAGCCCGGCCCGCCGCCGCTGCAACTCGTCGAAGCGGCGACCGGCGCGCCTGTCCGCGTGGAGGTGCGCAGCGCGACCGGCAAGCAGATCGAGTTGGAAGAACTCGGCGTCCGAGTGAACGAGGACTACCTGCGCACGCGCCGCAGCCACTGA
- a CDS encoding thiolase family protein, producing the protein MRDAVIVEAVRTPIGKGKPNGALHDVHAVDLLAHSLREIVARSGIDPVLIDDVIGGVVGQVGEQGANVTRRAALAAGYPESVPATTVDRQCGSSQQAIHFAAQGVIAGAYEIAVAAGVESMGRIPMGANVAGAGDISGVGFAERYPDGLVPQGISAELIAARWGLSRTRLDEFALTSHDKAAQATKNGLFTAELAPIAGLTTDEGIRLGSTLETLGTLRPAYYDPTMAARFPEIDWRITAASASQVSDGSAAVLIMTSERAAQLGLTPLARVHSFAVAGDDPLLMLTAVIPATRKVLQRAGLQLSDIDLIEINEAFSPVVLAWAADTGADLGKVNVHGGAIALGHPLGASGARLATTLVHAMRERGARYGLQTMCEAGGLANATVFERI; encoded by the coding sequence ATGAGAGACGCCGTCATCGTCGAAGCCGTCCGCACGCCGATCGGCAAGGGCAAGCCGAACGGGGCGCTGCACGATGTGCACGCCGTCGACCTGCTGGCGCACAGCCTGCGCGAGATCGTGGCACGCAGCGGCATCGACCCCGTGCTGATCGACGACGTGATCGGCGGCGTGGTCGGGCAGGTCGGCGAGCAGGGCGCGAATGTGACCCGGCGGGCCGCGCTCGCGGCCGGATATCCCGAATCGGTGCCCGCCACCACCGTCGACAGGCAGTGCGGCAGCAGCCAGCAGGCGATCCACTTCGCCGCGCAGGGCGTGATCGCCGGAGCCTACGAGATCGCGGTCGCGGCGGGGGTGGAGTCGATGGGTCGAATCCCCATGGGCGCGAACGTCGCCGGAGCGGGCGACATCTCCGGCGTCGGGTTCGCCGAGCGCTACCCCGACGGCCTGGTCCCGCAGGGCATCAGCGCCGAACTCATCGCAGCCCGCTGGGGGCTCAGCCGCACCCGGCTCGACGAATTCGCCCTCACCAGCCACGACAAGGCCGCTCAGGCGACGAAGAACGGCCTGTTCACGGCGGAGCTGGCCCCGATCGCCGGCCTGACCACCGACGAGGGCATCCGCCTCGGCAGCACGCTGGAAACGCTGGGCACGTTGCGGCCCGCCTACTACGACCCCACGATGGCGGCGCGTTTCCCCGAGATCGACTGGCGCATCACCGCCGCGTCGGCCAGTCAGGTCAGCGACGGCAGCGCCGCGGTGCTGATCATGACGAGTGAGCGCGCCGCGCAACTGGGCCTGACGCCGTTGGCCCGGGTGCACAGCTTCGCCGTCGCGGGGGACGACCCGCTGCTCATGCTGACCGCCGTCATCCCCGCCACCCGAAAGGTGTTGCAGCGCGCTGGACTCCAGCTCTCCGACATCGATCTGATCGAGATCAACGAGGCGTTCTCCCCGGTGGTGCTGGCCTGGGCCGCCGATACCGGGGCGGATCTCGGCAAGGTCAACGTCCACGGCGGAGCCATCGCGCTCGGTCACCCGCTGGGTGCCTCGGGTGCGCGGTTGGCGACGACGCTGGTGCACGCGATGCGCGAGCGCGGTGCGCGGTACGGGTTGCAGACGATGTGCGAGGCGGGCGGGTTGGCGAACGCGACCGTGTTCGAACGGATCTGA
- a CDS encoding magnesium and cobalt transport protein CorA produces MANQDGRDAAAPQRGRPPRIPVPTARAIVDCAVYRHGRRVPGRFSHSEALTAVRGPEGGFVWIGMHEPDERQLGEIAEEFGLHPLAVEDALVARQRPKLERYDDVMVVVLRTVAYVEHDMNSVSEIVKTGEILTFVGPDFVVAVRHGSHSQLKTVRANLEADPERLALGPGAVLHAIADHIVDTYLEVTAAVEDDVEEMEEEVFTPGARMHVEPIYQLKREIVELRRAVLPLAAPLQALTRPDSGLPKEIRHYLRDVADHHTVAAEHITDVDDALSALVNASLTKITVQQNTDMRKISALVAIAAVPTMIAGVYGMNFQHMPELTHEWGYPMVLLAMFAICASLFAAFRRNGWL; encoded by the coding sequence GTGGCGAATCAGGACGGTCGGGACGCGGCGGCACCGCAGCGCGGGAGGCCGCCGCGGATCCCGGTTCCCACCGCGCGGGCGATCGTGGACTGCGCGGTCTATCGGCACGGCAGGCGGGTGCCGGGGCGGTTCAGCCACAGCGAGGCGTTGACAGCGGTGCGCGGGCCCGAGGGCGGGTTCGTCTGGATCGGGATGCACGAACCCGACGAGCGTCAGCTCGGCGAGATCGCCGAGGAGTTCGGCCTGCACCCGTTGGCGGTGGAGGACGCCTTGGTCGCGCGCCAGCGCCCGAAGCTGGAGCGCTACGACGACGTGATGGTCGTGGTGCTGCGCACGGTCGCCTATGTGGAGCACGACATGAACAGTGTCAGCGAGATCGTGAAGACCGGCGAGATCCTGACGTTCGTCGGACCGGATTTCGTGGTCGCGGTCCGCCACGGGTCGCACTCCCAGCTCAAGACGGTGCGCGCGAACCTGGAGGCCGACCCCGAACGACTGGCGCTCGGCCCGGGCGCGGTGCTGCACGCCATCGCCGATCACATCGTGGACACCTATCTCGAGGTCACCGCGGCGGTGGAGGACGACGTCGAGGAGATGGAGGAAGAGGTCTTCACCCCGGGCGCCCGGATGCACGTCGAGCCCATCTACCAGCTCAAACGCGAGATCGTCGAACTACGCCGCGCGGTACTGCCGCTGGCGGCCCCGCTGCAGGCGCTGACCAGGCCGGATTCCGGTCTGCCGAAGGAGATCCGGCACTATCTGCGCGACGTCGCCGACCACCACACCGTCGCCGCCGAGCACATCACCGATGTCGACGACGCGCTGTCCGCGCTGGTCAACGCCTCGCTGACCAAGATCACCGTGCAGCAGAACACCGATATGCGCAAGATCAGCGCGCTGGTCGCGATCGCCGCGGTGCCCACCATGATCGCCGGCGTCTACGGCATGAACTTCCAGCACATGCCGGAGCTGACCCATGAGTGGGGTTACCCGATGGTGTTGCTGGCGATGTTCGCGATCTGCGCGAGCCTGTTCGCCGCCTTCCGCCGCAACGGCTGGCTCTGA
- a CDS encoding o-succinylbenzoate synthase has product MTLPAEPVVYAIPMRTRFRGITVREGMVIPGARGWGDFCAFPEYDDREAAGWLATALEQAEQGWPEPVRAWIPVNCIVPAVDAERAHRMVLDSGCRTAKVKVADHPESLPEDLARVAAVRDALGADGAVRVDANAVWDVDTAVTHIVEIDRAAGGLQYVEQPCRTVEELAAVRRKVDVPIAADESIRRAEDPMRVAVAEAADIAVIKCTPLGGVRRALRVAEAAGLPVVVSSALETSIGLGAQLALAGALPELDFACGLGTASLFEGDLVTEPLFPADGYLPVPLRPRDPDPALLERYRQRDPERVAWWQDRYRRVRALVEAD; this is encoded by the coding sequence ATGACCCTGCCCGCCGAGCCTGTCGTCTACGCGATCCCGATGCGCACCCGATTTCGCGGCATCACCGTGCGAGAAGGGATGGTGATTCCCGGTGCGCGGGGATGGGGCGACTTCTGCGCGTTCCCCGAGTACGACGACAGAGAGGCCGCCGGGTGGCTGGCCACGGCGCTGGAGCAGGCCGAGCAGGGCTGGCCGGAACCGGTGCGGGCATGGATCCCGGTGAACTGCATCGTGCCCGCCGTCGATGCGGAGCGGGCGCATCGGATGGTGCTCGACTCCGGATGCCGGACGGCGAAGGTGAAGGTGGCCGACCACCCGGAGTCGTTGCCGGAGGATCTGGCGCGGGTGGCGGCGGTGCGGGACGCGCTCGGGGCCGACGGCGCGGTGCGGGTGGACGCCAACGCGGTGTGGGACGTGGACACCGCCGTCACGCACATCGTCGAGATCGACCGGGCCGCCGGTGGCTTGCAGTATGTCGAGCAGCCGTGCCGGACGGTGGAGGAACTGGCGGCGGTGCGCAGGAAGGTCGACGTGCCGATCGCCGCCGACGAGTCGATCCGGCGGGCGGAGGATCCGATGCGGGTGGCGGTCGCCGAGGCGGCTGACATCGCGGTGATCAAGTGCACCCCGCTGGGCGGGGTGCGGCGGGCGCTGCGGGTGGCCGAGGCGGCCGGGCTGCCGGTGGTGGTGTCCTCGGCGCTGGAGACGAGCATCGGACTCGGGGCGCAGCTCGCGCTCGCCGGTGCGCTGCCGGAGCTGGACTTCGCGTGCGGGCTCGGGACGGCCTCGCTGTTCGAGGGCGATCTGGTGACCGAGCCGCTGTTCCCGGCCGACGGATACCTGCCGGTGCCGCTGCGCCCGCGCGATCCCGATCCGGCGCTGCTGGAGCGGTACCGCCAGCGCGATCCCGAGCGGGTCGCGTGGTGGCAGGACAGGTATCGCCGGGTCCGGGCACTGGTCGAGGCGGACTGA